In Sphingomonas sp. G-3-2-10, a single window of DNA contains:
- a CDS encoding protease modulator HflC has translation MSNSWYRNPIALGAIAIAFLLLVFSSFVVVDEKKQAVILRFNAPYGQPINAYQRNQSFGQTGAGVIFRIPFVDQVVWVDKRVLDIELQNQPVLSTDQLRLEVDAFARFRIVDPLLMWQTAKTENEVIARLEPLFGSALRNELGRVPFATLLSPERGQVMENIQNSLQKLASQYGVEIVDVRIKHADLPTGSPLESAFERMRTARRQEAATIQAQGRRDAQIIRATAEAERARIYAAAFNKDPEFYGFFRAMQSYRTTFLTDQEGKGQTSIILSPQNSYLREFMGQR, from the coding sequence ATGAGCAATAGCTGGTATCGCAACCCGATCGCGCTGGGCGCGATCGCGATCGCCTTCCTCCTGCTGGTGTTCAGCTCATTCGTCGTGGTGGACGAAAAGAAGCAGGCAGTGATCCTCCGCTTCAACGCGCCTTACGGCCAGCCGATCAACGCATATCAGCGCAACCAGAGCTTCGGCCAGACCGGCGCGGGCGTGATCTTCCGCATCCCGTTCGTCGATCAGGTCGTGTGGGTCGACAAGCGCGTGCTCGACATCGAGCTTCAGAACCAGCCGGTGCTTTCCACCGATCAGCTGCGCCTTGAAGTCGATGCCTTTGCCCGCTTCCGCATCGTCGATCCGCTGCTGATGTGGCAGACGGCGAAGACCGAGAATGAAGTCATCGCCCGGCTCGAGCCGCTGTTCGGCTCGGCACTGCGCAATGAACTCGGCCGCGTGCCCTTCGCCACCCTGCTCAGCCCCGAGCGCGGCCAGGTGATGGAGAATATCCAGAACTCGCTGCAGAAGCTCGCCAGCCAGTACGGCGTCGAAATCGTCGACGTGCGGATCAAGCATGCCGATCTGCCGACCGGTTCGCCGCTGGAAAGCGCGTTCGAGCGGATGCGCACCGCGCGCCGTCAGGAAGCCGCCACGATCCAGGCCCAGGGCCGTCGCGACGCGCAGATCATCCGCGCGACCGCCGAGGCGGAACGCGCGCGTATCTATGCCGCCGCGTTCAACAAGGACCCGGAATTCTACGGCTTCTTCCGCGCGATGCAGTCGTACCGGACGACCTTCCTCACCGACCAGGAAGGCAAGGGGCAAACCTCGATCATCCTGTCGCCGCAGAACAGCTATCTCCGGGAGTTCATGGGGCAACGATGA
- a CDS encoding helicase HerA-like domain-containing protein — translation MTDGTGIFIGQGGGKPIDLVLKRANRHGLIAGATGTGKTVTIQGIIESLSAAGVPTFVADVKGDLSGLAMAGSPTGKTHEIFAARAAEIGYADWAYGDNPAQLWDLYGQQGHPIRTTISEMGPLLLARLMDLNDVQEGVLTIAFTVADKEGLLILDLDDLQSMLAHCAERADELTTTYGNVSKQSVGAIQRSLLQLRSQGAEAFFGEPALSMSDFLATDDKGRGVVNILAADKLMASPRLYATFLLWMLSQLFESLPEVGDPEKPVLCFFFDEAHLLFNDAPKALLEKVEQVVRLIRSKGVGVYFITQNPIDIPDTVAGQLGNRVQHALRAFTPRDQAAVKAAAETFRANPGVDVTTAITELKVGEALVSLLQPDGAPSPVERTLIKPPRSRVGPITPVERGVLVQTDAVADKYDTAVDRESAEELLAAKGAEASAAAAEAAAKTEADKAAAAQQKEDARLAKEAERARIAQQRDADRQARLDAQAQRQAEREAANNPWNRAITSATRSASSAAGRAVAGEVSKAVFGKKSGVGASLVGGLVRGILGGLFKGR, via the coding sequence ATGACGGACGGCACGGGGATCTTCATTGGTCAGGGCGGCGGAAAGCCGATCGATCTGGTCCTCAAGCGCGCCAACCGCCACGGCCTGATCGCGGGCGCCACCGGCACCGGCAAGACCGTCACGATTCAGGGCATCATCGAAAGCCTCTCGGCCGCCGGCGTCCCCACCTTCGTCGCCGATGTGAAGGGCGACCTGTCCGGCCTCGCTATGGCCGGATCGCCCACAGGCAAGACCCACGAGATATTCGCCGCCCGCGCCGCCGAGATCGGCTATGCCGACTGGGCCTATGGCGACAATCCCGCCCAGCTGTGGGACCTGTACGGCCAGCAGGGCCACCCGATCCGCACCACGATCAGCGAGATGGGGCCGCTGCTCCTCGCCCGGCTGATGGACCTGAACGACGTGCAGGAAGGCGTGCTGACCATCGCCTTCACCGTCGCCGACAAGGAAGGGCTGCTGATCCTCGATCTCGACGATCTCCAGTCGATGCTCGCACATTGCGCGGAACGGGCGGACGAGCTGACCACCACCTACGGCAACGTCTCGAAGCAATCGGTCGGCGCGATCCAGCGCTCGCTGCTTCAGCTCCGCTCGCAGGGCGCCGAGGCGTTCTTCGGCGAACCCGCACTGAGCATGAGCGACTTCCTCGCCACCGACGACAAGGGCCGCGGCGTGGTCAACATCCTCGCCGCCGACAAGCTGATGGCCTCGCCGCGCCTCTACGCCACCTTCCTGCTGTGGATGCTCAGCCAGCTGTTCGAATCGCTTCCCGAAGTCGGCGATCCCGAAAAACCGGTGCTCTGCTTCTTCTTCGACGAGGCGCACCTCCTGTTCAACGACGCACCCAAGGCGCTGCTGGAAAAGGTCGAGCAGGTCGTCCGCCTGATCCGCTCGAAGGGCGTCGGGGTCTATTTCATCACCCAGAACCCGATCGACATCCCCGACACCGTCGCGGGCCAGCTCGGCAACCGCGTGCAGCACGCGTTGCGCGCCTTCACCCCGCGCGATCAGGCCGCGGTGAAGGCCGCCGCCGAGACGTTCCGCGCCAATCCGGGCGTCGACGTTACCACCGCGATCACCGAACTGAAGGTCGGCGAAGCGCTCGTCTCGCTGCTCCAGCCCGACGGTGCGCCTTCGCCGGTCGAACGCACTCTGATCAAACCGCCCCGCTCGCGCGTCGGCCCGATCACGCCCGTCGAGCGCGGCGTTCTGGTCCAGACCGACGCCGTCGCCGACAAATACGACACGGCTGTAGACCGCGAATCCGCCGAGGAACTGCTCGCCGCCAAGGGTGCCGAAGCCAGCGCCGCCGCTGCCGAAGCCGCCGCGAAGACCGAAGCCGACAAGGCCGCCGCCGCGCAGCAGAAGGAAGACGCCCGGCTCGCCAAGGAAGCCGAACGCGCCCGCATCGCGCAACAGCGGGACGCGGACCGTCAGGCCCGGCTCGACGCCCAGGCCCAGCGCCAGGCCGAACGCGAAGCCGCCAACAATCCGTGGAACCGCGCCATCACCTCCGCCACCCGCAGCGCCTCCTCAGCCGCAGGCCGCGCGGTGGCGGGCGAAGTTTCCAAGGCGGTTTTCGGCAAGAAAAGCGGTGTCGGCGCAAGCCTGGTCGGGGGCTTGGTACGGGGAATTCTGGGCGGGCTGTTCAAGGGCCGCTAG
- a CDS encoding protease modulator HflK, translating to MAKRFGWPALAGIFRNEPPKSPWGSGGGGNDDGNGGGGSGPRNPWSVPPEGKRGSGSRGNVSSIEDLLKRARRGGGGGGFNGGGAVPGLPAGPLVWYLAAAAVILIWLGFTAFHPISPQERGVVSTLGRYSGTLEPGYRFTLPAPFTQVTVVDVRNIRTENFPESGENLMITGDQNIVDLAYSVRWDISNAPDFVFQFKEPQKTVRATAETAMRAVVATTTLNDTIGNGRARIEARVQAMMQQILDEYHSGVRIQGVAIKNASAPSAVDEEFKLVSAAQQQAQGAKNNANAYAQQVIAQAQGEATEFEKIYEQYKLAPEVTRRRLYYETMEQVLSKTDKTIVETPGTNTYLPLPALSPRRQEPDPVPRTQPQPQPQPRQGGGR from the coding sequence ATGGCGAAACGATTTGGCTGGCCCGCACTGGCCGGCATCTTCCGGAACGAGCCCCCGAAAAGCCCTTGGGGCAGCGGTGGCGGTGGCAATGACGACGGCAACGGAGGGGGTGGCAGCGGTCCGCGCAATCCCTGGTCCGTCCCGCCCGAGGGCAAGCGCGGCAGTGGCTCGCGCGGCAATGTCTCGTCGATCGAGGATCTGCTGAAGCGCGCCCGTCGCGGCGGCGGTGGCGGCGGCTTCAACGGCGGCGGCGCCGTGCCCGGCCTGCCGGCGGGCCCGCTCGTCTGGTATCTGGCCGCTGCGGCGGTGATCCTGATCTGGCTCGGCTTCACGGCATTCCATCCGATCAGCCCGCAGGAACGCGGCGTGGTCAGCACGCTCGGCCGCTACAGCGGCACGCTGGAGCCCGGTTACCGCTTCACCCTGCCCGCCCCCTTCACCCAGGTGACGGTGGTCGACGTGCGCAATATCCGGACCGAGAATTTCCCCGAATCGGGCGAAAATCTGATGATCACCGGCGATCAGAACATCGTCGATCTCGCCTATTCCGTGCGCTGGGACATCAGCAACGCCCCCGATTTCGTGTTCCAGTTCAAGGAACCGCAAAAGACCGTGCGCGCCACCGCTGAAACCGCGATGCGCGCCGTCGTCGCCACCACCACGCTCAACGACACGATCGGCAATGGCCGTGCGCGTATCGAAGCGCGGGTGCAGGCGATGATGCAGCAGATTCTCGACGAATATCATTCGGGCGTCCGCATTCAGGGCGTGGCGATCAAGAACGCCAGCGCGCCGTCCGCGGTCGATGAGGAATTCAAGCTTGTCAGCGCCGCGCAGCAGCAGGCGCAGGGCGCGAAGAACAATGCCAATGCCTATGCGCAGCAGGTGATCGCGCAGGCGCAGGGCGAAGCGACCGAGTTCGAGAAGATCTACGAACAGTATAAGCTCGCCCCCGAGGTCACTCGCCGCCGCCTCTATTACGAGACGATGGAACAGGTGCTGTCGAAGACCGACAAGACGATCGTCGAGACGCCGGGCACCAACACCTATCTCCCGCTGCCGGCGCTGTCGCCGCGCCGTCAGGAACCCGATCCGGTGCCGCGGACACAACCGCAACCGCAACCCCAGCCGCGTCAGGGAGGCGGACGATGA
- a CDS encoding class V aminotransferase, with amino-acid sequence MTSYKHLFQRAIAAAPDRLHAAAHSHHLWPDASYVGQLAAWQDGVRLADRKWERVMGEVWPAAQRHVARELKLPDPENIVFAGNTHDFLLRIVSAMGRKPVRILSTDAEFHSFRRQAARWVEGGTITLETIPNGDEAALLDRAASGDHDLIFTSQVFFSNGRRSGVIAQLAALARPDGPWVVIDGYHGFMAVETDLSAIADRVFYLAGGYKYAMAGEGVAILHAPPGYGARPEITGWYAEFDDLSLPPGSVGYAPDARRYMGATFDPSGLYRFVAVRDMLAGEGLTTAAINDHVAGLRTKLLEGIAATPLAQAELLNPPGPGSQGRFLAFRSPHAAQWKAKLEAEDVITDVRGDVLRIGLGLYHDDRDIDRLLGELEWLEK; translated from the coding sequence ATGACCAGCTACAAACACCTGTTCCAGCGCGCCATCGCCGCCGCGCCGGACCGACTCCATGCCGCCGCACACAGCCATCACCTCTGGCCAGACGCGTCCTATGTCGGCCAGCTTGCCGCGTGGCAGGACGGCGTCCGCCTCGCCGACCGCAAATGGGAACGGGTGATGGGCGAAGTCTGGCCCGCCGCGCAGCGCCACGTCGCGCGCGAATTGAAGCTGCCCGATCCGGAGAACATCGTTTTCGCGGGCAACACCCACGACTTTCTGCTGCGCATTGTCTCTGCGATGGGCCGCAAGCCCGTCCGCATCCTGTCGACCGATGCCGAATTCCACAGCTTCCGCCGTCAGGCCGCGCGCTGGGTCGAAGGCGGGACGATCACGCTCGAGACCATCCCCAACGGCGACGAAGCCGCCTTGCTCGACCGCGCCGCATCGGGCGATCACGACCTGATCTTTACCAGCCAGGTCTTCTTCTCGAACGGCCGCCGCTCAGGGGTTATCGCGCAACTCGCTGCGCTCGCCCGCCCCGACGGGCCGTGGGTGGTGATCGACGGCTATCATGGCTTCATGGCGGTCGAGACCGACCTGTCTGCGATCGCGGACCGGGTCTTCTACCTCGCCGGCGGCTATAAATATGCGATGGCCGGCGAAGGCGTCGCGATCCTGCACGCCCCGCCCGGTTATGGCGCGCGGCCCGAGATCACCGGCTGGTACGCCGAGTTCGACGACCTGTCGCTCCCGCCCGGCAGCGTCGGCTACGCCCCCGACGCGCGGCGTTACATGGGCGCGACCTTCGACCCTTCGGGCCTGTACCGCTTCGTCGCGGTGCGCGACATGCTGGCGGGCGAAGGGCTGACCACCGCTGCGATCAACGATCACGTCGCCGGGCTGCGCACGAAGCTGCTGGAGGGCATCGCCGCGACGCCGCTGGCGCAAGCCGAACTGCTCAATCCGCCGGGTCCCGGTTCGCAGGGCCGCTTCCTCGCCTTCCGCTCGCCGCACGCAGCGCAATGGAAAGCGAAGCTCGAAGCCGAGGACGTCATCACCGACGTTCGCGGCGACGTGCTGCGGATCGGTCTCGGCCTCTATCACGACGATCGCGACATCGACCGGTTGCTCGGCGAACTGGAGTGGCTGGAGAAGTAA
- a CDS encoding winged helix-turn-helix domain-containing protein has protein sequence MDRIDLAHEPELRLGSLTIRPALRQIAHDGGAEEVVEPRVMQVLVALAREPGAILSRDDLTTSCWEGRVVGEDAINRVISRLRRVAEGIGEAAFRIETITKVGYRLIPGEGIAAPASGPIPAIDAELAAARDEARKLRLDRRAMLIGSGAAVVAAGGWWSYRRFTAPAAEPAPPADVAPLMFQASLMLQQGTPEGGSQAAGLLRRVVEKHPEYADGWGMLALTYIGGSNARTPEQSRTLRDRADEAMRRAEALDPGNIYVRIARLGLRPYIGSWRAAEQVLRPALVSHPGNPLLTGSLAGTMMSVGRCRDAATLLDGLAGKVPPTPGIAYTYAQTLWGAGRLDDADRAIGEAYALFPTHFAVWFTRFYFMLYTGRAEQSLAMYENVDGRPAAISDSNFAMIVAVARAMLSRKEADIDEAMRLNLAGARIASGYAENTIQFASALGRLDAAFEVVNAYFFERGFKTSDQRFPEQRTYNSRINRRTHFIFLPSTAAMRADPRFEALVGELGLTKYWREAGILPDYKRA, from the coding sequence ATGGACCGCATCGACCTTGCGCACGAACCCGAGCTTCGCCTCGGCAGCCTGACGATTCGTCCGGCGCTGCGGCAGATCGCGCATGACGGCGGCGCGGAGGAAGTGGTCGAGCCGCGCGTGATGCAGGTGCTGGTCGCGCTGGCCCGCGAACCCGGCGCGATCCTCAGCCGCGACGACCTCACCACCAGTTGCTGGGAAGGCCGCGTCGTCGGCGAGGATGCGATCAACCGCGTCATCTCGCGCCTGCGCCGCGTGGCCGAGGGGATCGGCGAAGCTGCCTTCCGGATCGAGACGATCACCAAGGTCGGCTATCGCCTGATCCCCGGCGAAGGCATCGCCGCCCCTGCCTCCGGGCCTATTCCCGCGATCGACGCCGAACTCGCCGCCGCGCGTGACGAAGCCCGCAAGCTCCGCCTCGATCGCCGCGCGATGCTGATCGGCAGTGGTGCTGCAGTGGTCGCCGCCGGTGGCTGGTGGAGCTATCGCCGCTTTACCGCGCCCGCGGCCGAACCCGCCCCGCCCGCCGATGTGGCGCCCCTGATGTTCCAGGCGAGCCTCATGCTCCAGCAGGGCACGCCCGAGGGCGGCAGCCAGGCCGCCGGGCTGCTGCGCCGCGTGGTGGAGAAGCATCCCGAATATGCCGATGGCTGGGGCATGCTGGCGCTGACCTATATCGGCGGCTCCAACGCGCGCACGCCCGAGCAGTCGCGCACCCTGCGTGACCGGGCCGACGAAGCGATGCGCCGGGCCGAAGCGCTCGACCCCGGCAACATCTATGTGCGGATCGCGCGGCTGGGCCTGCGCCCGTACATCGGCAGCTGGCGCGCCGCCGAGCAGGTGCTGCGCCCCGCGCTTGTCAGCCATCCCGGCAACCCGTTGCTCACCGGCTCGCTGGCGGGCACCATGATGAGCGTCGGCCGTTGCCGCGATGCCGCCACCCTGCTCGACGGGCTGGCGGGCAAGGTGCCGCCCACGCCCGGCATCGCCTATACCTATGCCCAGACCTTGTGGGGGGCCGGCCGCCTCGACGACGCCGATCGCGCCATCGGTGAGGCGTATGCGCTGTTCCCCACCCATTTCGCGGTGTGGTTCACCCGCTTCTACTTCATGCTCTACACCGGCCGCGCCGAGCAATCGCTGGCGATGTACGAGAATGTCGACGGCCGGCCGGCAGCGATTTCCGACAGCAATTTCGCGATGATCGTCGCGGTGGCCCGCGCGATGCTGTCGCGCAAGGAAGCCGATATCGACGAAGCGATGCGGCTCAATCTCGCCGGCGCCCGGATCGCGTCAGGCTATGCCGAGAACACGATCCAGTTCGCTTCGGCGCTGGGCCGGCTCGATGCCGCGTTCGAGGTGGTGAACGCCTATTTCTTCGAGCGCGGTTTCAAGACATCCGACCAGCGCTTCCCCGAACAACGCACCTACAACTCGCGCATCAACCGGCGGACGCATTTCATCTTCCTGCCCTCGACCGCGGCAATGCGCGCCGATCCGCGCTTCGAAGCGCTGGTGGGCGAACTCGGTCTGACGAAATACTGGCGCGAAGCGGGCATCCTGCCGGATTATAAGCGCGCCTGA
- a CDS encoding Mrp/NBP35 family ATP-binding protein: protein MTDKSTIEATLAPLTAGRATARFENGRASVVLDVTGLSTAARDEMEGDVKRVVAGLPGVSEVRVLMTSERRTRRLIAVASGKGGVGKSTVSANLAIALHRAGRQVGMVDADIYGPSQTRLLDVEGQRPKHREEKLIPVESRHGVPVLSMGGLVEPGQAIAWRGPMAGSALGQLVDAEWGDKDLLVLDLPPGTGDVQLTMVQKHRPAGAVIVSTPQDLALMDARRAIDLFRKMNIPIIGLVENMSGYACPHCGEVSDPFGRGGAEAAAAELGIPFLGRVPLELAIRTASDAGEPPASGNGPEAQAFVEIAGQVSSWLEKNGG from the coding sequence ATGACGGACAAATCGACGATCGAAGCCACCCTTGCCCCCCTCACCGCTGGCCGCGCGACGGCGCGGTTCGAGAATGGCCGCGCGAGCGTGGTGCTCGACGTGACCGGCCTCTCCACGGCGGCGCGCGACGAGATGGAAGGCGATGTGAAGCGCGTCGTCGCGGGGCTTCCCGGCGTGTCGGAAGTGCGCGTGCTGATGACCAGCGAGCGCCGCACCCGGCGGCTGATCGCCGTGGCCAGCGGCAAGGGCGGCGTGGGCAAATCGACCGTCTCGGCGAATCTCGCCATCGCGCTGCACCGCGCCGGGCGGCAGGTGGGCATGGTCGACGCCGATATCTACGGCCCGTCGCAGACGCGGCTACTCGACGTCGAGGGGCAGCGCCCGAAGCATCGCGAGGAAAAGCTGATCCCGGTCGAATCGCGACATGGCGTGCCGGTGCTTTCGATGGGCGGGCTGGTCGAGCCTGGCCAGGCGATCGCGTGGCGCGGGCCGATGGCGGGCAGCGCCCTCGGCCAGCTGGTGGACGCCGAATGGGGCGACAAGGATCTGCTGGTGCTCGATCTGCCGCCCGGCACCGGCGACGTGCAGCTGACGATGGTGCAGAAGCATCGCCCGGCCGGCGCGGTGATCGTATCGACCCCGCAGGATCTGGCGTTGATGGATGCGCGGCGCGCGATCGACCTGTTCCGCAAGATGAACATCCCGATCATCGGGCTGGTCGAGAATATGTCGGGCTATGCCTGCCCGCATTGCGGCGAAGTCTCCGATCCGTTCGGTCGGGGCGGCGCGGAAGCAGCGGCTGCGGAGCTGGGCATTCCCTTCCTTGGCCGGGTACCGCTGGAACTGGCGATCCGCACGGCTTCGGACGCCGGCGAGCCGCCAGCGTCCGGGAACGGGCCGGAAGCGCAGGCGTTCGTCGAGATTGCCGGGCAGGTTTCCTCCTGGCTGGAGAAGAACGGAGGCTGA
- a CDS encoding Do family serine endopeptidase, giving the protein MRYAYALATAVLLSGTAATLAIHQPAGAQTAQNEPGAIEVASAPRPGAPMSFADMVAKLQPAVVNISTTQRVPVNTNPFAGTPLERMVPQQPQAPNGQQVTRPAESLGSGFIISADGYIVTNNHVISAGARGAVVESIKVTLPDNREYTATLVGRDPGSDLAVLKIDGKDLPFVRFGDSSKARVGDWVVAIGNPFGLGGSVTAGIISAVHRVTGQGGANDRFIQTDASINRGNSGGPMFDLSGNVIGINSQILSPTGGNVGIGFAIPAEDARPIIDTLMKGGSVTRGYLGVVMQDVTDDIATALDVPKGRGTLISRVEPGQAADKAGVKQGDVIVKVGDKDVTRDQTLSYLVANLKPGTRVPIVVVRDGKNVPLTVTVGTRPTDEQLAANNFDPEDNSGAPSAGADSTASASLGVSVIPLTPGIAQELRVDPRTQGVVIDRVDPSSDAAAKGLQRGDVIVSVNRTPVTNGSDVAKIVAATRSAGRKQVLIYVQRRNFGQFVPLDIAG; this is encoded by the coding sequence GTGCGTTACGCCTATGCCCTTGCCACCGCCGTGCTGCTCAGCGGCACGGCGGCAACGCTTGCCATCCACCAGCCCGCCGGCGCGCAGACCGCGCAGAACGAGCCCGGCGCGATCGAAGTCGCCTCGGCGCCCCGCCCCGGCGCGCCGATGAGCTTCGCCGACATGGTCGCCAAGCTCCAGCCCGCGGTGGTCAACATCTCGACCACCCAGCGCGTGCCGGTGAACACCAATCCCTTCGCCGGCACCCCGCTCGAGCGGATGGTCCCGCAACAGCCTCAGGCGCCGAACGGCCAGCAGGTCACCCGCCCCGCCGAGTCGCTCGGCTCGGGCTTCATCATCTCGGCCGACGGCTATATCGTCACCAACAACCATGTGATCTCGGCCGGCGCGCGCGGCGCGGTGGTCGAATCGATCAAGGTGACGCTGCCCGATAACCGCGAATACACCGCCACGCTGGTCGGCCGCGATCCCGGATCGGATCTCGCGGTGCTCAAGATCGACGGCAAGGACCTCCCCTTCGTCCGCTTCGGCGATTCGTCGAAGGCGCGCGTCGGCGACTGGGTGGTCGCGATCGGCAACCCGTTCGGTCTGGGCGGCTCGGTTACCGCCGGAATCATCTCGGCGGTCCATCGCGTCACCGGGCAGGGCGGCGCGAACGACCGCTTCATCCAGACCGACGCGTCGATCAACCGCGGCAATTCGGGCGGCCCGATGTTCGATCTCTCGGGCAATGTGATCGGCATCAATTCGCAGATCCTCTCGCCCACCGGCGGCAATGTCGGCATCGGCTTCGCCATTCCGGCCGAAGATGCGCGCCCGATCATCGACACGCTGATGAAGGGCGGCAGCGTCACCCGCGGCTATCTCGGCGTGGTGATGCAGGACGTGACCGACGACATCGCGACCGCGCTCGACGTGCCCAAGGGCCGCGGCACGCTGATCTCGCGCGTCGAGCCGGGCCAGGCCGCCGACAAGGCCGGCGTGAAGCAGGGCGACGTGATCGTGAAGGTCGGCGACAAGGACGTCACCCGCGACCAGACGCTCAGCTATCTGGTCGCCAATCTGAAGCCCGGTACCCGCGTGCCGATCGTCGTCGTTCGCGACGGCAAGAACGTCCCCCTGACCGTCACCGTCGGCACCCGCCCGACCGACGAGCAGCTCGCCGCGAACAATTTCGATCCCGAGGACAATAGTGGTGCTCCCAGTGCGGGTGCGGATAGCACCGCATCGGCATCGCTCGGTGTCAGCGTCATCCCGCTGACCCCCGGCATCGCGCAGGAGCTCCGCGTCGATCCGCGGACTCAGGGCGTGGTGATCGATCGGGTGGATCCGTCGAGCGACGCCGCGGCCAAGGGCCTGCAGCGCGGCGATGTGATCGTCTCGGTCAACCGCACGCCGGTCACCAACGGCAGCGACGTCGCCAAGATCGTCGCCGCCACCAGGAGTGCGGGGCGCAAGCAGGTCCTGATCTATGTCCAGCGCCGCAACTTCGGCCAGTTCGTCCCGCTCGATATCGCAGGCTGA
- a CDS encoding tryptophan 2,3-dioxygenase, translated as MTYGRYLALDQLLAAQHPISDRHDELLFIIIHQTKELWLKQAISEIRLAMGLVREDKPVEAYKGLARVSRIQAVMTLSWDVLATMTPSDYTNFREVLGPSSGFQSDQFRAVETLLGIRGGGVPGPLTTEYLAIPSLWDEANAALSRAGFDVPAEALTRDWSAPYIPDPAVEDAWAQVYREPNKYWELYQLAEKLVDIDDALATWRHKHVLTVSRVIGMKPGTGGTPGVPYLESTLVKRAFPELWTLRTQL; from the coding sequence ATGACCTACGGGCGCTATCTCGCGCTCGACCAGCTGCTCGCCGCCCAGCATCCGATCTCGGACCGGCACGACGAATTGCTGTTCATCATCATCCACCAGACCAAGGAGCTGTGGCTCAAACAGGCGATCTCGGAGATTCGCCTGGCAATGGGGCTGGTCCGCGAGGACAAGCCCGTCGAAGCCTATAAGGGTCTTGCCCGCGTCAGCCGCATTCAGGCGGTGATGACGCTGAGCTGGGACGTGCTCGCGACGATGACGCCGAGCGACTATACCAATTTCCGCGAAGTGCTCGGCCCCAGCTCGGGCTTCCAGTCGGACCAGTTCCGCGCGGTGGAAACCCTGCTCGGCATTCGCGGCGGCGGGGTGCCTGGGCCGCTGACCACCGAATATCTCGCGATCCCGAGCCTGTGGGACGAAGCCAATGCCGCGCTGTCCCGCGCCGGGTTCGACGTGCCGGCCGAAGCGCTCACGCGCGACTGGTCCGCACCCTATATCCCCGATCCAGCGGTCGAGGATGCCTGGGCGCAGGTCTATCGCGAGCCCAACAAATATTGGGAACTCTATCAGCTGGCGGAGAAGCTGGTCGATATCGACGACGCGCTCGCCACCTGGCGGCACAAGCATGTCCTCACCGTCAGCCGCGTGATCGGGATGAAGCCCGGCACCGGCGGCACCCCCGGCGTGCCCTATCTGGAATCGACTTTGGTCAAGCGCGCCTTCCCCGAACTCTGGACGCTGCGCACGCAGCTATGA
- a CDS encoding UrcA family protein → MKSILIALAACIAATPATAQDVPKTASVRLDDLDLSQRAGVLTLNRRVAAAKESVCGSYAGARDGEETRIEACRAAVDRQVEPRLAALARGTTLAAR, encoded by the coding sequence ATGAAGAGCATTCTGATCGCGCTGGCCGCTTGCATCGCCGCTACCCCCGCAACCGCGCAGGATGTGCCGAAGACCGCGAGCGTGCGGCTGGACGATCTCGACCTGTCGCAGCGCGCCGGCGTGCTGACGCTCAACCGCCGCGTGGCCGCCGCCAAGGAAAGCGTGTGCGGATCCTATGCCGGCGCGCGTGACGGCGAGGAAACGCGGATCGAGGCGTGCCGCGCCGCGGTCGACCGGCAGGTGGAGCCGCGCCTCGCTGCGCTGGCTCGCGGGACGACGCTCGCCGCGCGCTGA
- a CDS encoding CoA-binding protein, translated as MPLTRDEDIKELLEEVRTIALVGASDRPDRPSYGVMAFLQRRGYRVIPVNPQITGEHIHGEFVFRELSQIGEPIDMVDIFRRPIAAGEAVDEAIAAGAKSVWLQLGVINEDAAARAEAAGLKVVMDRCPAIEIPRLGVARVAN; from the coding sequence GTGCCGCTGACTCGCGACGAAGACATCAAGGAATTGCTTGAAGAGGTGCGGACGATCGCGCTGGTCGGCGCATCGGACCGGCCCGACCGGCCCAGCTATGGCGTGATGGCCTTTCTCCAGCGGCGCGGATACCGGGTGATCCCGGTCAATCCGCAGATCACCGGCGAGCATATCCACGGCGAGTTCGTGTTCCGCGAACTGAGCCAGATCGGGGAGCCGATCGACATGGTCGATATCTTCCGCCGTCCGATCGCCGCAGGCGAAGCCGTGGACGAAGCGATCGCGGCGGGCGCGAAATCGGTGTGGCTCCAGCTCGGCGTGATCAACGAGGACGCTGCGGCGCGCGCCGAGGCGGCGGGGCTGAAGGTGGTGATGGACCGCTGTCCCGCGATCGAGATCCCCCGGCTGGGCGTGGCGCGGGTCGCGAACTAG